The genomic window TCCGACAAGGAAGCCGAGCTGATGCCGGCATCGCTGAAGGATCTGCGCAACGATATGGATTTCTCGCGAATGACCGATGCCGAAAAGCAACAGGCCATCCGCGACTACTATGCCTTTTGCGCCATGGGCGACCACCTCATCGGCGAAGCGGTCGAATCGTTCAAGGCCTACTGCAACCGGCACGGGCAGGACTTCCTGATCGTCTACGTCTGCGGCGACCACGGCTGGCACCTGGGCGAGCAAGGGATCGAGGCCAAGTTTGGCCCCTGGTACCAGACCGTCCACGACAGCGCCATTGTGGTGGCGTCCGACAAAAACAAGTTCCCGGCGGGCACGGTGTGCCGCGACTGGGTGGAGTTTGTCGATTTTGCCCCGACCTTCTACGAGGTGGCCGGCATCGATGCGGCGAAGCATCCCGGACTCGACGGAACCAGCCTGCTGACCACCCTCAACGAGGGGCCGCAGCGCGAATATGTGATCGGCGAGATGAACCAGGTGCGCGGCGACCGCGCCTATCTGCGCTGCAAGGATTTCGCCTTCGCCATGCGGGTGCGGCCGTTCTGGACAAAGCCGGGCGAGGGCTATGAACCCGGCGCCAACATGCGCTGGGGGCTCGACGCCCCGGCCGCGGAGGTCGATATGTCGCTCTACGATCTGCGCGTCGATCCAAAGGAGCAGGCCAACGTGGCCTATTCGGAACCCTATGCCGAGCTGGCGGCGTTTTTCCGCAACAAGCTGGGCGGCATTGTGCTTGGCGATGGCCGGGTGGAATGCGACTGGACGCAGAAAAACACCTTCAAGGTCAGCAACTTTGCCGCTGGCGCCCATGACCGGAAACTCAACATTCCGCAATCGATCATTCCCAGTCCGTAGCGTTTCCGGAACGGAGGTGAACCCATGAATCTGCACATCAAGCTTTTGCCGGCCATGGCGGTGGCGTTGCCGCTCTTCGGAACCGGCGGGGAGCCATCCAGTTTCCCCTTCAAGATGCCACTGGAAAAACCCAGCATGCCGTTGAGCGCCGCAATGGAGCGCGCGTACGACGACTACGCCTCGCCGACCTATTGGTGGAACGAGCTCTTTTCCAAGTTCCGCTACACCCAGCTCGAAGGGCTGGACTACCACAACCACGATGGCACCATTTCCCGCCGCGATCCCTCCAAGGTCGTCAAGGCCAATGGGAAATACTATGTCTGGTACACCTGCCGCCGAACCGAAACCCCGCCCCAGGGGGCGAGGGGCGGAAGCGACACGCGGCCTTCGTTCGACTGGGACCTGGCGGAAATCTGGTATGCCACCAGCGAAGATGGCTTCACGTGGACGGAGCAGGGCGTTGCGGTGCCGCGCCCCCCGAAGCCGAAGGTGGGTTGGCGCTCGGTCTCCACGCCGGATGTGCTCTGCTGGAATGGACGATACTATCTCTACTACCAGGGCTTCCTGGAAATGCCGGGCACGCGCGGCGACGACTGCCCCGTGGCCTGTTCCTGGGCGGATTCCCCGGACGGCCCCTGGACGCCGGTCAACGAAATCATCGTTCCGAACGGACCGGAAGGGACGTGGGACCAATATTGCATCCACGACCCGTATCCGCTCGTCTACAACGGGAAAATCCATCTCTACTACAAATCCGACTTCAATGGCCTGCCCGAGATGGTCCGCGCGCAGGGCCTCGCCACCGCCGACCATCCACTGGGGCCGTTCGAAAAATGCCCGCTGAACCCGGTGCTCAACTCGGGCCATGAAACCGCCCTGTTTCCCTTCAAGGGGGGCATTGCGGCGCTGACCGGCCGCCATGGCAACGAGCTCGAAAGCATTCAATGGGCCCCCGATGGCATCAATTTTTCGCGGGTCGCCAATTCCATCCTGATGCCGATAGCGGCCGGCCCCTATGTGCCCGACGCCTTCACCGACACCAAGGATGGCCGCGGCATCACCTGGGGCCTCTGCCACTTCACGACGATGGGCGGGAAGAACAAGAGGCACGGCATCCTTGGCCGGTTCGACTGCGACCTGAGCCTGGACTACCACGACCAGGGCATGAAGGATCCGGAGCACTATTGGCCGCCGGAATTCTATTTCCGCAGCGGCCTCGGCGGGGCCCGAAAGAGAATCGAAGCCATCGCCCGCGAAGACCTGAAAACGCAATGAACATGATCCAGCATTCCCCAACCTATCCTTTAGGCCTAACGCCTTGCGGTTGCAACGCGGATGGGAATCGCTATCATCCATGGTTCATGCGAAGAAGGCGAGGTGGGTTGTGGATAGGAGATGTTTTGTGGGCGTAGCAATGGCGGGAACCGCGGCCTCGGCCTGGCCGATGGGCTCTAGGCGGCTGGGCGGGGACGCGCTGGAATACCGAAGCTCGTTCAACGAGGGCTGGCGCTTCCACAAGGGCGATGCCCCCGGCGCCGAGGTTGCCGCGTTCGACGATGCCAAATGGCGCGCCTTGGATCTGCCGCACGACTGGGCCATCGAGGGTCCGTTCGATGTCAAATACAACGCACGC from Pontiella desulfatans includes these protein-coding regions:
- a CDS encoding glycoside hydrolase family protein, encoding MAVALPLFGTGGEPSSFPFKMPLEKPSMPLSAAMERAYDDYASPTYWWNELFSKFRYTQLEGLDYHNHDGTISRRDPSKVVKANGKYYVWYTCRRTETPPQGARGGSDTRPSFDWDLAEIWYATSEDGFTWTEQGVAVPRPPKPKVGWRSVSTPDVLCWNGRYYLYYQGFLEMPGTRGDDCPVACSWADSPDGPWTPVNEIIVPNGPEGTWDQYCIHDPYPLVYNGKIHLYYKSDFNGLPEMVRAQGLATADHPLGPFEKCPLNPVLNSGHETALFPFKGGIAALTGRHGNELESIQWAPDGINFSRVANSILMPIAAGPYVPDAFTDTKDGRGITWGLCHFTTMGGKNKRHGILGRFDCDLSLDYHDQGMKDPEHYWPPEFYFRSGLGGARKRIEAIAREDLKTQ